The genomic window TATATTTCCAGAATGAAGGCCCACGTTCTCAAGAATTAGCTGATGCACTTGTAACTTATTTAAATGGTAATGATTCTAAAGATAACTGTAATCGGTTCTCCGGACTTATATGGAGTAATGAGTTAGAAGAGACAGGCATGGGTTATATTGCTAATGCTTTTGAGCATGATTGGGAACAATCTGTTTTTACTGAAGTTGCTTTTAATTTAATGGGAAGAACCACTCTTGAAGCTAGTGATTTCAGAAAACTTAATATGCTGTTAACAAACATAGAGGATGTTAATGCTTCTGATTTTTACAATAGTCTTATAGCTAAAGCTGGAGATGACTCAGCTGAAGATCAAGATTTAGTACAGTCTTATTTGCGAGAAGCGGTAATCGCTGCATCTAGAGGTGTAATTAATCCTACTAATAGTATCCTTGGTATGATTCAGTCAAAGATAATACTATTTGCAGTAGGTCAGAATTTAGATGGTAATTTAGGCGTAAACAAGGGTAATCTAGAGCTGTTTGGCTTTAATGTAACAAATGAGGGAAGTTTTGTAGATGATATTATTTTTGCAGCTGAGAACTTGTATCAAGTAGCTAAAGATGAAAATAATTTAGCACTTCAGAACGAACTTGTGGACACAATACTTACAGGCTTGATAGGGTTTGATTTAGATGCTGATGCTGGGGATGCCCAATATTTTAATAACATAAAGAGAATCGCTGCTATATCAGAAGGATCTTCAGTTGCAGGATCATTATTACATGCAGTTGCTAGAGCTCCTTCAATGAGTGGATATTTAAGAGCAAATACTAACATAATGAACAACTCAGTATCCAAAGAACTTAATAGCTTAGTTGGAATAACTAGTTTTGTGGGAGTTAATGGTAAAGGTGGTTATTATATCAATTTTGTTGATTTATCTTTATCCGGGCTTAATTTAAGTGATATTTTAGATTCTGGAGGTAGTACCTATGCAGCAACTAATGCCACCTCAGCTAAAGCATTGAGGATATTGGGTGGAGACAGAAGTGGAATACAGCTTGAAATGAGTCAAGATATATCAGATTGGATTTTTACTAACACACAGAATTTATCAGGAGAAGTTGTGCCAACTCCACTAGCTGGAGCTGATGGTAAACCAAAGGTTGTGGGTGGCGATGAAGATTTAGCTAATCTTTCATTAGCATTAGAGGGACAAACAGATGCAAATGAGATAGCTACACTTTATGATGAGTATATTGCTAGTAACAATATAACTTTATCATCTGAAGCTGCTACTGCACTTCAAGAATTAAAAACAGAAACACTTTTACCGGGCAACATATTTTTGAATTCACAAATTATCATGGGGTATTTAGATTCTTTATAAATACTAAAAGTTTATTGTAATGTTTTATCGAAAAGCACCTTGAGTAATAAACCAAGGTGCTTTTTTATAACCATTAAATTCAACTTAGAATATTTTATCTCCAATTGCTTTAAAATATTCCGAAAGAAATAATTTTTTTGCTTTACAGCTTTGAGTGTCTGGAATCATAATACTTTTATTTACTAAATAGTTTTCGACTTTGCACCCTCCAGCGCAGTGCCATTTCAAAAAACAACTATGACACATAGGGGAGTTATCTACAGTTGCGTTGTTTAGTTTATCTTGATGTTCTTTATTATATTCAGTCTTGGAATTAGTGATTGAAGCAAAAAAGAATGGGTTGTCTTTTTTGTCTGGAGTTAAATATATGGCGTCAGAACAAGCGATGATTTCGCCATCAGGGCAGAGTGTGGATTGATTGCAAACGGCCCCACATCTTGCATAAGAAGGGTTTCTGGTGTGTATGTTAGGTAACAGGTCTGAATCTACCATGATTTTATTCTGGAAGGCCTCCAGGCTGATATCCGCTAATTGTATAGCAAATACTTTTAGGTCAGGAGCGGTAGTGCTGTCTTGTTTATCGAGAAGGGCTCTTCCTTCTTCTAATAATGGATTAAATTTAATGTATTTAAAGTGAAGAGTTTGTAGAAAATTGTAGATTTCTTTCATATTTTGCAGATTATATTTGGTGATTGTTACTATACAAGCGATTCCTGTTTCATGTTGTTGAGCTTTTTTAACGTTAGATACTAGCTCATTATAACTATTAGTTTTTTTATTAATAGCGGGTCTTTGAGCGTTATGTATTTCTTCTGTTCCGTCTATTGAAAAGTTAATGGTAATTTTGTTGTTAATTAGCCAGTCCATTGTTTTTGTATCGAAGACTCCGTTTGTTTGGATCATAAAAGTAGATTCTGGAAACTTTTGAGTAATAAGTTGATGTGCTCGCTTCATTTGCTTAAAGGCAACAGTAGGTTCTCCTCCATGGAATTCAATCTTTAGTCCTTTTATATTTTTTGGTACAGAGCTTAAAAAAGATTGTAACTTTTCAATACTAATGTAGTTTGAGGATTTATTAGCATCAGCGTAGCAATAAACGCAATTTAAATTGCAGGCAGTTGTAAGTAGCAGTCTAATATTGGGGTTAAATTTTGAGCAGTCCGGTTTAATAGGGTAGAGAGTATTGGAAATTTCTTTTGGTATTAGTATATTGGCCTTGATTAGTTCATCTAAATATTCTTTATTAAAAGTCAGTGGGGCAGTGTTAGTTATATAAATATTGGGGATATAGTAAGTCCTATAGATTAGAGGGGAAAATATTATATGGTAGTCGTTAATTGTGTCTATATAAAACATTTCGGGAGTAAATACGTAAGTAATATTTCGTTTGACTGCGTATTTAGCATATTTTTCAGAATTTTTATTTAGATTAAACCAAGTTATAGGTTGTGTCATATTAATAAAATTATAACACTAAGAGTGTTTATTTGTTTACTTCGACTTTGCTCAGCATAAATATTTGTTTTGATAAGAATTGAATTTTCCCATTCACTTTTCACCATTTACTTTTCACTGCGAACGATAGCGAGCTATTGTTTCTGGTTAAAGTATTTTTCGAAATCTTCTGGATTGATATTTTCAATGAAGTCTTTGAATTTTTTAGTTTCTTCTTGGTCTTTTTCAGCATTAACCATTTTTGCTTTGGACATAACTTGTTCACTGACAAAGATTGGGGCGTTCGTTCTGACTGCGATAGCTATAGCATCAGAGGGACGAGCATCGAGCCTAATTATCTCAGTGTCAGAGTCTTCTTCCCCTTCTCTTAACTCTTTGTCGGCAATTAGGTTCCCTTCTAGTAAGTCTAGGTTGATGTGGCCAGCTGGTGCGATTAAATCAATGCTGGAGTAGAAGGTGTCGTCTTTGATGTCAGAGATAACAATGCGGTCAACAGCTCCGCCTAGAATATCGATAATTCCAACTAAAAGGTCATGTGTCATAGGTCTTGGTGGTTTAAAGTCTTGAAGTTCCATCGCGATTGCTGCTGCCTCAAACATACCAATCCAGATAGGAAGGAAGTTTTTCTCTTCTGCATCTCTAAGAAGGATAATTGGCGACATGTTTCTAGGGTCGAATCCTAATCCACCCAATTGCATTTCAATCATTGGAACTCCTTTATTTAACGGTTTCTACGATTTTTTTAAAGCCTTCTGTATCAAACATAGCTATTTCAGCCATCATTTTTCTGTTTAGCTGAACATTTTTTATTTTGCAAAGATGGATGAACTTGCTGTAGGATAAGCCATTGTCTCTACAAGCTGCATTCATTCTGGCAATCCATAGACCTCTATAAACTCTCTTTTTTTCTCTTCTTCCACGAAAAGCGTTGGTTAGTGCTTGATACACTGCTTGTTTAGCAGGTCTAAATAAAGTGTGCAGTGAACCATAAAAACCTTTTGCCAGGTTTAAAATCTTTTTTCTTTTTGCTACTCGAACATTTCCTCTTTTAACTCTTACCATTATATTCTCCTTTTAAATTCTAAAATGCTTAGATTGCTAGCATTCTTTTTATTTTTTTTGTATTTGTGCTATCTAGAAGTACTAGCCCTTGTCTATTCTTTTTTCTTTTTTGAGATTCTTTTTCTAAAATATGTGAATTGTTTATTTTATAATGTCTTATTTTACCAGAACCTGTAAGTTTAAATCTTTTTTTTGCAGAACTTCTTGTTTTCATTTTTGGCATTTTTCTTCTCCTGTGAACTTTATTTCTTTTTAGGTATTAACATCATGTTTATGAATTTACCATTAATGCTAGGTTCTTGTTCTACTGTAGCTACTTCTTGTAGATCTGCAATAAATTTAAGCATTACATTCATTCCAAGCTCAGAGTGGGTTATTTCCCGTCCTTTGAACATTAATGTTATTTTTATTTTGTAACCTTTTTCAATAAATTTAATACCAGCGTTTACTCTAACTTGAAAGTCATTACCACTAATTTTAGGGCTTAACTTTAGTTCTTTAATAACGCCACCTTTGCTACTCTTTTTTGCTTTTTTTTCAAGCTTGCCTTGGCTGTAAAGGTAATGCTTATAGTCCATTATTTTACAAACAGGAGGTTCGGAACCAGGGGATACTGCTACTAGGTCAAGTTCTTGCTCTTTCGCCATCTCTAGCGCTTCACTCAGACTAATAATTTTTTGTTCTTTGGTCTCTTCGTCTATCAGTCTTACTTGAGTAGCTTGTATCTCTTTATTTCTCGGTAAATGTTTTACTATCGCGCATCCTCCTATTAAAGTACCTAAAGATTATACACTTCGGCATCTCTCAGTGCAAGCACAAGTTGAGTTTTCTGTTTATTTTTTTTCATCTGTCAATTTATGGAATAAGCTAATAATTTCATCTAAATTTAACGTAATATTTTCTTTTTCTCCATGTTTTCTACTGGAAACAGTTTTTTCTTCTGCTTCTTTTTCTCCAATAATGAAGGAGAAGGGGATCTTTTGTTTTTGAGCATCTCTAATTTTAAAACCTAATTTTTCGTTTCTTGTATCTAATTCACCTCTAAACTTTAAGGCTTTAAGCTTAGCGAAAATTTCGTTTGCAAAACTAGTGATTGGTTCTGAATCATTGATTGTAATAATCTTGAATTGAACAGGAGATAGCCAGAAGGGAAATTTGCCAGAGTAATGTTCAATTAGGATGCCAAAGAATCTTTCGAGTGAACCAAGAAGTGCTCGGTGAATCATATATGGTCTATGTTTTTGGCCGTCATGTCCAATATATGTCATATCAAAACGTTCAGGCAGATTGAAGTCAAATTGAATGGTCGAAAGTTGCCATTCTCTTTTTAAAGCATCTTTTATTTTGAAATCAATTTTAGGACCATAAAAAGCTCCGCCACCTTCATCAATCTTGTAGTCTGTGATGTTTTCCATTTCCAAGGCTTTCTTGAGTCCAGCAATAGCTGTATCCCAAAGAGATTGGTCGCCAACTGACTTGGTTGGCTTTGTGGATACGTAATAATCAATTTCTTTAAAACCTAAGGTGTTTAGTATGTGGTTAGAAAACTTAATGACTTCATGAATTTCTTTTTCCATTTGTTCTTTTGTGCAGAAAATATGAGCATCATCTTGAGTGAAGCCTCTGACGCGCATTGTACCGTGAAGAACACCAGAGCGTTCGTATCTATAGACTGTACCCAATTCTGCCCATCTAAGTGGCAAATCGCGATAAGAGCGTAATTGTGATTTATAAACCATAATGTGGAAGGGACAGTTCATGGGTTTAAGATAATACTCTTTTTCATCAATTTTCATTGGAGAGAACATGTTTTCTGCGTAGAAACCAAGGTGTCCGGAGGTTTCCCATAGCCAGCTTTGTCCAATATGTGGGGTATATAAAAGTTCATATCCATTGTCAAAATGTTCATCTTTCCAATAGGATTCTAAAATATGTCTAAGTCTAGCACCTTTAGGATGCCAGTAGATAAGTCCTGGTCCTGTTTCTTCTTGGATACTAAATAAATCTAGTTCTTTTCCAAGTTTTCTATGATCTCTCTTTTCAGCTTCTTCAATTTGAAATAAATGTTGTTTTAATTGATCTTTGTTTGCAAAAGCTGTGCCATATATTCTTTGGAGCATTGGCCTCTTTTCATCGCCACGCCAATAAGCGCCTGCAATTTTCATTAGTTTAAAGGCTTGTAGTCGCCCAGTGCTTTCTAAATGTGGACCTTTGCAAAGGTCTTCGAAATCGCCTTGTGTGTAGTAGGTGATTTCTTCGTTGTCTGGTAGCTCTGTAATTAGTTCTTTTTTGTAAATTTGGTTATCAGTGGATGCTTTAGCGAGAGCTTCTTCCTTTGTGAGAGTATGTTTTGTAATAGAAAGATTAGACTTAACGATTTTTTTCATTTCTTCTTCAATTTTAGGAAGGTCATCTTCTGAGATAGGGGCAGGAAACTCAAAATCGTAATAGAAGCCGTTATCTATAGCTGGACCTATACCAAGTTTAATTCCTGGATAAAGCTTGGTTACTGCTTGTGCAAGGATATGTGAGGCTGTGTGTCTTAGTGTTTCTATGTCGCTCATTTTAATTCAAGTTAACAACTATACCATAAGGGAATACGTCGTCAATAGTATTTCCTTCGTCATCCAAAAATAATTGGATTGGTATTTCTTTTTGTACTGGAGAGGTATGAATGAGCATTGCTTCATCATGGAATAAAAACCCTGGATTAGGAGGTGTTTTACTAGTGATAAGTTTTGGTAACATTTTACTTTTTGTTTTGTCAGAAGAGCCAATTCTTTTGCCAGAAAGATTATCTCCGACCTTTTTAAGTAATGACTCAATTGTTGTTTTATCTTTAAGAAATATCTGAATGTCATGGTCTTTTTTAATTAATTTGAATTTATATAAGATAGATTCTTTAATTCTCACAAAAAGGTTTCTTTTTTTAGAAAGTTTTTTAGATTTCAAAATTGTACGTCGATATTTCTTTAGTATTTCACTTTTGTGCATAGTGGTAACAAGAATTTCTTTGGATATGTCCTCAAATTGCTTGCTTATTTTGGTAAATAAATCTTCTAGAGCAGATTCAGGTGAGGTTCCAATTCCTTTGGTGCCAACGAAATGAGTAGTCGTAACCTCATATTGATTGCTAGTTATTTCAGTTAAATGAAAGCGAATATCTGGTTCTTTATCTTGTATATTTTCCATGGTTAAATCCTAGCATTTATTATGGGCAGTGTCTATTAAAAGAGAGTGCACTTTTGCAGAAGAAATATTTTATTTTTTTGTTTTGTCGCTGTTCGTACTATTTGAAGAGAAGAAGTGCTTCGTTTCTAGTTTTTGGATCAGTATCAAATACTCCTCTGACAGCAGATGTAACCATTGTTGTGCCTGGTTTTTGAACGCCTCTCATGCTCATGCATAAGTGTTCTGCTTCGATATAAACCATGACACCCTGAGGGTCTAATTCTTCCATGATAAAGGTGGCGATTTGGGTGGTAAGTCGTTCTTGCAGTTGGAGTCTCTTGGCAAAAGTGTCAGTTATTCTAGCTAGTTTACTGATGCCTGATATTTTTTTATTAGGAATATAAGCAATGCTGACTTTCCCAAAGAAAGGCAACATATGATGTTCACACATAGAGTAAAAAGTGATATTTTTTGCGATAACCATTTCTTGGTGGTTTTCGTCATAAAAAAGTTTAATATTTTCTTTTGGGTCTTGTGAAATTCCAGAGAAAACTTCTCCATACATTTTGGCTATTCTTTGTGGGGTTTCTTTTAATCCTTCTCTGTTTGGATCTTCGCCAATTGCTTCGAGAATTGATTTAACTGCTTTTTCTATCTTTTTAGTATTAATTTTCATTATAAACTCCTTAAGGTATTGTAAATAAAATATTCGCTTGCTACAAGCTGATTATTTTTTTACAACATAAGTTTTACATAAAATGTCGTGTAAAGTTAAGCGCTTTTCGTTAAAGAGAGCATAGATAAACCCAACATAAAAAATTGAGCTTAGTAGCTTTCCTATGGTTTCTCGGTAAAACATACGAAAAAAACTAGCTGGTTTGTGATCTATCGCAGACATAACTTGAATATTCATAATAAATTTTCCTGGACTAGAACTTTTTGCATAAAACAAACAAAGAACGCTTAAGAAAGTGAGCAAAATCAGGAGATAGTTTAGAGTGGCTGTTTTTGCTAAAGGTGCACTTAAGGTGGTTACAGAGAAAGTTAGCATCCAGGTGATTAAGAAGGCTGCAATTCTTTGAGGTAGTGTGGCTTTTTCTTGATTCATGTTTTTATTATAACGGGGAATAGGGGAAAAGTTGAATTGTTTATTTGTTTATTTGTTGAATTGTGAAAGTTTTGGTGTAAAACAATAGTCATTCCCGTGTAGGCGGGAATGACAAAGGAAAGCGGGAATTCAATATACTGTTTTTCTCTATAGATAATTGCTAGTTGTCGTAATAGAATTAAGGCAATGATTATAAAACTGTTGCTTGGTCTTACTAAGTTTATTGTGAGTAATGATTCTCCAAAGAAAATGGGGTGGGCGATTGCTGTTGCTCTTTTATTTTCTTTAATGCCTGGGTTTAATTTAATTCATTTATCATTATTTGTTCTCATTTTATTAGTACAAGTACATTTGCCTAGTTTTTTTCTGTTTTCTATTCTTTTTAAGCTTTTCAATAATTCCACCTTGATGTTAGTTCATTATTTGGGATACTTTTTGTTAAAGGCTGAAGTTTTAAAAGATGTGTGGGTGTTTTTATATAATTTACCAATAGTTCCGTTTACTAAGTTTTATAACACTTCTGTTTTGGGAGGGTTACTAGTTGGTATTCTTCTTTTATACCCAGTTCAGTTTGTGGCAGTTAAGGCAATATTATTTTATAGGAAAAAATATCAACCAAAAATTAATAAATATTTGGAAAAATCTAAGATAATTAAAGTTTTGAAAACATCAAAGATTTATAAATTGTATCTGCAATATGCTGAAATAAGGAAAATATTCTGATGATTAGGAAAAAGTATTTTATTCCTTTTTTAGTAGTCCTTTTATTCTTATTAGCTTTTAGGTTTTTCTTTTTAGATTATTTATTGAAAGTAACTATCGAGAAATCTTTTTCCTCTATTCCAAAGCTAACTTTTCAGGTAGGGAAACTTAAGTTATATATTTTAAAAGGTGACTTGTTGTTAACTGATGTAGCAATGTTTATGGAGAATTCAGAAGAGGCAATTGTTTTGGATAAGGTATTGATTGACATAAATACCCCTCAATTATTAAGAGGGAAATTTGTAATACGAGATATGGAGCTTTTGGGAGTACAAGTAGTTCCTAAGAAACTAGTATATTGGGAAAAGAAAAAGAAGAAAAAAGACAGTTTGGTGAAAAAAGAGGCTTTGAAATTGGCTAGCAAATCGGTATCTTATTATTCAATTGATAATCTTAGTGAACGTTTTGAAATAAACAAATTGTTAGATGTCAGTAAAGCAAATTTTATGAAGGTGCTCAATCAAGAGATTGATGAAGTTAGAGCTTCTTATGATGCAATGCAGAAGGTTCTGGCATCCGGAGAGCTCGATAAGCGTTTAGGCGAGCTAGAGCAAGCCATTAAAAGGTTGGAGAAAAATAAGCCAACAGATTTGTTAAAGTTGCCACAATATTTGCAAGAAATTTCTTCTTTAAACAAAGAATATGAACAGGTTAAAAAAGCATATGAAGCTAAATCAGAGGCGATAAAGAGTTTTCAAAAAAAACTAGATTTTGCTAAAAAAAATGTTGAAAATGCTGGTAAGTTAGATTTGGATTTAATTAATAGTAAATTCAAATTTGCAGAAAACAAAAAGCAATCATTAGCTTCTGACTTTATCGGAAGCAAAGCCCTTGGTTATATTGATTTAGCCAATAAAGGCGTGGAAGCATTAAAAACTCTGAAAAAGGGTATGGGGTTTAAACAGAAGAAGAACTCTTTTAAGGGCATAGACATTACGTTTCCAATCAAAGATAGTTATCCGATTTTTTATATAAACAATTTGAAGATAGAGGGCAAGGATAAGCAGGGGAACCAATTTAAGGGTACCGGCCAGGATATTACTCACAAACAAAATGTTCGGAAATTGCCATCAAGGTTGGAGTTTTCTCAAAATTTAGGTTCAGTAGTTTCTTTTCTTGGGATAACCGTTGATCTTCGAGAGGATATTAAAGTTTTAGCAAACGGATTCACGCGAAATAAAAAGCTGAGTAGCAGTTATTGGGATATTAAGAATATTCCATTGCAAATAACCGAGGGGCTTTATGATGTAGATTTTGTTGTAGGTTATAAGTCAGAAAAGCTGTTTGCCAATATTAAAATGAAAACAAACAAGCTAAAAATTCAAACAGAGCCAGCCGTAATGAGTAAACCTATGGTTGAGAGATATCTATTTGAAAGTCTTGGCAAGTTATCAAAGTTTTCATTTACTATCAATTTAGATGGAGATAAGTTGTCCGTGGATTCTAACCTTGATGAGTATATTGCGTCGGCGTCTCAGGCACTTGTTAATAAAGAGATAGAAAAGGTAAAACAAAACTTTACCAATGAGTGGCAAAGTTTTGTTAAAGAGCAAGAAGAGGCTTTTAAGAAAGAGGTTAGTAAGTTAGTTATTTAAGGAAGAAGTATTTCTTAGTCTTTTGTAATTTTATTAGGATTTTTTATGCTAGGGATTAGCTCTAATATTTCTTTAGTATTTAACTGTGTTGTTTATTCACTTGCTTTGTTTTTATAATAATAATCGTATACTTCGTTAATATATTTTAATAAATCTGGGTTGTTCTCGTTAAGAACAGGTTCTATGGGTAAAAAATTTATTAAATTATTTGTTTTATTTTGTGCAATTACTAGAGAATTAAACCCACCATGATATATTCCAATTGCGAATTTTAAAGTATCTTCAGGTGAGCGACCATCTTTAATCCTTTCATTAATTTTTATTGCAAGATAAGCAAGAATGATAAATTCTTCAGCTTTTTGATTTCCTATAACATTGCTGTAACTTTTTGGAATTTTACCATCGAAGATATCATTAATTTTTAGAAAAGATTCCAATTCGTTTTCAAATTTCTTTTTTACATCATTATAGGCATCCTGAGAGAGTTGTCCTCTTCCTATGGTTTTTCCATCAATATTAATTTTTTCTAAAAAACTTTTTCTTTTATTTTCCGCATTAATTATGCCTGTAACTAGTGAATAATCTAATAGTTGTTTTGTGGTGAGTTCTAGCTTTTTGGATGTTAAAAGTATTTGGAGGTTTTCTGTATTGTTAATTATAATATCAATTTCTTGTATGGTTATGTTTGCCTTGTTATATATTATATTTTCAAGAAACTTTATTCCTTCATTCGAAACAGTTTTATGTTTAATAGCTTTAGCTATCTCATTTGTATCTAATTTGCCATTATTTGAAGTATCGATTTCATTAAAGTTGCTTCTTACATTTCTTAGTCCTGATAAATATTCTCCACTCATTTCCGTTCTCCTTTAATTTTTAAATTTCCTCAAAATCATTGTTTTGGATTACTTTGTTGAAGCATTCCATAAAATTTATCGTATCGTTTTTGATATTGTTGCAGTAAAAATAACTTGGTAGGTTAACTGGAAGCAAAATAATATCATTTGCTCTTGGTTCTGACTTGATATTACTTATTTTTTTAATGTATTTTTCGGTTTTATCCAGGTCTATAATTTCATTTTCATAGTAGTTGTTGAGAATTTCTCTTAAGTTATCTGTTTCTTTGAAAGGATATTTTACGAAAGAAGGGTCTTCCCCAGTTAAATACTTAGGAAGGTTGGGTAGCTGAATTACATCACCCCTGTATAATTCTGAGGATAATACTAAGTTGAATTGTTCTAGGAAGAGGACAACGTCTTTGATTCTTTTAACGTCTCCATAATTAGCCTTAATTATTGATTCTAATGATTCTTGGTCTTTTGTAACGGTATAGTTTCTTTTCCTGACAATACTCAACAAATTTACCACCTGCTTTCTTTTTATCTACTTTTCATATGCCCGCAGATTCGCTTTTTTAAACATTTTATTTTGCCTCATCCGGCGTAAGCTAGAAAAAACTCCTAATTAATTATATTGTCGTCACCTTCTACTAGCAGAGAAGGGGTTTAAGCTTTAGGCTTTCAGCTTTTAGCTTTTAGCTTTATAATAAACTTATGCAAGTAAAAATTTTTGATACAACATTGCGAGATGGAGAACAAGGCGAAGGAATTTCCTTTACTGTTTCTGATAAAATTAAAATAGCTAAACTGCTGGATGACATAGGCGTGCACTATATTGAAGGTGGCTGGCCTGGTTCTAATCCTAAAGCTGTAGATTTTTTTGATGCTATGTGTGAAGTTAAGCTTAAGAGAGCAAAGGTTGTTGCTTTTGGTAGCACAAAACGTCATGGAGTTTTAGCTTCAGAGGATGCTAATTTAAAGGCAATAGTTAGCTCTGGGGTTCGTGTTGCTTGTATCTTTGGAAAAACTTGGGATTTTCATGTTACGCATGCGCTTAAAATAAGCTTGGAGGAAAACTTAACGCTTATCACTGACTCTATAAGATTTCTTAAGGAAAAGATGGATGAAGTTTTTTTTGATGCCGAGCATTTCTTTGATGGCTACAAGAAGAATCCTGAATATGCCATTAAGTGTTTGCAAGCTGCTGAAGCTGGAGGCGTTGATGTGTTGGTTCTGGCTGATACTAATGGAGGAACTTTAACGCATGAGGTAGAAGAAATAATGAATGTGGTAAAAAACAAAGTAAAAGTGCCACTTGGAATTCATGCGCATAATGATTCTGAATTAGCTGTTGCGAATTCTTTGACAGCTGTTCATTGTGGTGCAGTTCAAGTTCAAGGAACAATCAATGGTTATGGTGAGAGAGCCGGAAATGCTAATTTATGCTCAATAATACCTGCACTTAAATTAAAAATGAAAATAGCCTGCATCTCTGACGAAGAGTTAGCGACCTTAACAAAAGTATCTAGGCATATAAGCGAAATTGCTAATTTACCGCACAATAACCATTTTGCTTATGTTGGGAAAAGCGCTTTCGCACACAAAGGCGGAATCCATGTGAGTGCCATAAATAAGTACTCAGAAACCTATGAACATATAAAACCAGAGCTTGTAGGGAATAAGCAAAGGGTTTTGATTTCCGAACTTTCTGGAGTAAGTAATTTAAAGTATAAAGCTGAAAAGATAGGAATAAATTTGGATGGTACAGAGCAAGCTGTTAAAGATTTATTAAAAGATATCAAGGAGTTAGAAAAAATCGGTTATCAATTT from Candidatus Margulisiibacteriota bacterium includes these protein-coding regions:
- the rpmI gene encoding 50S ribosomal protein L35; this translates as MPKMKTRSSAKKRFKLTGSGKIRHYKINNSHILEKESQKRKKNRQGLVLLDSTNTKKIKRMLAI
- the rplT gene encoding 50S ribosomal protein L20 — its product is MVRVKRGNVRVAKRKKILNLAKGFYGSLHTLFRPAKQAVYQALTNAFRGRREKKRVYRGLWIARMNAACRDNGLSYSKFIHLCKIKNVQLNRKMMAEIAMFDTEGFKKIVETVK
- the thrS gene encoding threonine--tRNA ligase, whose translation is MSDIETLRHTASHILAQAVTKLYPGIKLGIGPAIDNGFYYDFEFPAPISEDDLPKIEEEMKKIVKSNLSITKHTLTKEEALAKASTDNQIYKKELITELPDNEEITYYTQGDFEDLCKGPHLESTGRLQAFKLMKIAGAYWRGDEKRPMLQRIYGTAFANKDQLKQHLFQIEEAEKRDHRKLGKELDLFSIQEETGPGLIYWHPKGARLRHILESYWKDEHFDNGYELLYTPHIGQSWLWETSGHLGFYAENMFSPMKIDEKEYYLKPMNCPFHIMVYKSQLRSYRDLPLRWAELGTVYRYERSGVLHGTMRVRGFTQDDAHIFCTKEQMEKEIHEVIKFSNHILNTLGFKEIDYYVSTKPTKSVGDQSLWDTAIAGLKKALEMENITDYKIDEGGGAFYGPKIDFKIKDALKREWQLSTIQFDFNLPERFDMTYIGHDGQKHRPYMIHRALLGSLERFFGILIEHYSGKFPFWLSPVQFKIITINDSEPITSFANEIFAKLKALKFRGELDTRNEKLGFKIRDAQKQKIPFSFIIGEKEAEEKTVSSRKHGEKENITLNLDEIISLFHKLTDEKK
- the infC gene encoding translation initiation factor IF-3 — translated: MQATQVRLIDEETKEQKIISLSEALEMAKEQELDLVAVSPGSEPPVCKIMDYKHYLYSQGKLEKKAKKSSKGGVIKELKLSPKISGNDFQVRVNAGIKFIEKGYKIKITLMFKGREITHSELGMNVMLKFIADLQEVATVEQEPSINGKFINMMLIPKKK
- the folE gene encoding GTP cyclohydrolase I FolE; translation: MMKINTKKIEKAVKSILEAIGEDPNREGLKETPQRIAKMYGEVFSGISQDPKENIKLFYDENHQEMVIAKNITFYSMCEHHMLPFFGKVSIAYIPNKKISGISKLARITDTFAKRLQLQERLTTQIATFIMEELDPQGVMVYIEAEHLCMSMRGVQKPGTTMVTSAVRGVFDTDPKTRNEALLLFK
- a CDS encoding TIGR03546 family protein, whose product is MIIKLLLGLTKFIVSNDSPKKMGWAIAVALLFSLMPGFNLIHLSLFVLILLVQVHLPSFFLFSILFKLFNNSTLMLVHYLGYFLLKAEVLKDVWVFLYNLPIVPFTKFYNTSVLGGLLVGILLLYPVQFVAVKAILFYRKKYQPKINKYLEKSKIIKVLKTSKIYKLYLQYAEIRKIF
- a CDS encoding radical SAM protein produces the protein MTQPITWFNLNKNSEKYAKYAVKRNITYVFTPEMFYIDTINDYHIIFSPLIYRTYYIPNIYITNTAPLTFNKEYLDELIKANILIPKEISNTLYPIKPDCSKFNPNIRLLLTTACNLNCVYCYADANKSSNYISIEKLQSFLSSVPKNIKGLKIEFHGGEPTVAFKQMKRAHQLITQKFPESTFMIQTNGVFDTKTMDWLINNKITINFSIDGTEEIHNAQRPAINKKTNSYNELVSNVKKAQQHETGIACIVTITKYNLQNMKEIYNFLQTLHFKYIKFNPLLEEGRALLDKQDSTTAPDLKVFAIQLADISLEAFQNKIMVDSDLLPNIHTRNPSYARCGAVCNQSTLCPDGEIIACSDAIYLTPDKKDNPFFFASITNSKTEYNKEHQDKLNNATVDNSPMCHSCFLKWHCAGGCKVENYLVNKSIMIPDTQSCKAKKLFLSEYFKAIGDKIF
- a CDS encoding RDD family protein; translation: MNQEKATLPQRIAAFLITWMLTFSVTTLSAPLAKTATLNYLLILLTFLSVLCLFYAKSSSPGKFIMNIQVMSAIDHKPASFFRMFYRETIGKLLSSIFYVGFIYALFNEKRLTLHDILCKTYVVKK
- a CDS encoding bifunctional nuclease family protein; the protein is MIEMQLGGLGFDPRNMSPIILLRDAEEKNFLPIWIGMFEAAAIAMELQDFKPPRPMTHDLLVGIIDILGGAVDRIVISDIKDDTFYSSIDLIAPAGHINLDLLEGNLIADKELREGEEDSDTEIIRLDARPSDAIAIAVRTNAPIFVSEQVMSKAKMVNAEKDQEETKKFKDFIENINPEDFEKYFNQKQ